The Gossypium arboreum isolate Shixiya-1 chromosome 6, ASM2569848v2, whole genome shotgun sequence DNA window tcatttgaatCATTGGATTGTTAAACTCATTGTTGTATGACCTTGTCAGTTCACACCGCCCGCAACAATCAAAAGCTCTTCTTCCCCTTCTCTTCtacaattcaatatttttttcatGAAATGGTTTTAAACGCATGAATCTacgaaaaaaatttaaacaaatttcTTTTTCGGTCTCCAACATTGACGATCAAATAGATTTGGATTTAAGGCATGGGTGTTGATACATCATATCAAGCGTGGAATTCTTGCTTGAAGCTTGCTAGCCGGACTTAGAAAAAAAATAACTTAACaatcaatgacttaaataaaaattttcgagTAGTTTagtgatttaaatgaaaacttttaaacaatttagtgatcattttgtaactttctgAATATGAATGACCAAAACACAAACTTAATAATAGTTTAGTAATCTTGAGTGCAGTTTCTATTCGACCAATTAAGATTCCATTTGGACGGGCATGAAAACAACGATGACAGTAAAATCTATTCAAGTGTTAAGATATTCGTTTAAAATTAAAAGCCCATTGAGAGAAAGTTCAGTAAAAAGTAAAAAACCTGAAAATttggtttaaaaaaaattaatcaatttaaaaaatAGGCCAAGGGGCTCCAACATCAGTTACTTAAATCataatattgttttatttttatatattatgtagtttatatcacataaaattaaatatctaataatcataatattatgatgtaaaacatacaaaaattattaaatattaatacatTAAAAgtgatataatttaaaaatagaaaatatatacatgtaagtctAAAATGATTTGCAAACTGCAACTAAATAAGTAGAGCTATTTTCTCAAAATTCAAACATCACACAACAATGAACCACTTTTGCAATTTTTACGTTTTTCTACATTTCATACAGGAAGAGACTTGAAATAAGGAAGAAAAGCATCTTGAGCGGCTTCATTTTCCCATTCTACTCTTGCCCACCGATCTTTTCTTCCCTGAACAGTGAGCAGATTCCCTTTTGCACTGTCTGAGTTGAGAGGAAGCTTCCTCAATTCTTGTTTGCCATTTACACGAATAAGTTTCAAATATGGGAAGGGTAGGGCATCCCAATATATGCTCCTCAATTTCGGTAGACCAAATAATTCAAGTGTTTCAAGCTTCAGAAATGATTTAGAGTACGGAATTCCAGTCACACCCGTAACTTCACCAAGTTTTTTCTCACTCAATATTTCTACCATTTTTGCACACCCAGCTATCCAAAGAGTCTTTAGATTTGGAACAAAAATCAGTCAGGTCATATCTCTCAATTGGTCATAGTAGAAAATTTGAACTGTGCTCAATGTGTGAAAGCTTAAGGCTCAGGAATCTTTCTAGACAAAGCATGCCTTTTCTGTATCCTTATTATACTCAAACGTTGCAAACCTTTCAACTCCACTATAAGCTTTTCATTACCACCATACAAAACATTGTCTTCATTAGGATAATCTCCGTATCCCGACCACCACATTCTGAATATTTGCAACTTGTGAAAACTAGATATCAAATGTTGTGGGATTTTTCTGAGATTGTGCATATAACTCAAGTCCAACATTTTTAGTTTTGTCAACGATTTCAACCCTATTGGCAACTCTGAAATACCAGTAAATGATAGGTCAAGACATTCTAGACAAACCAATAGTGAAATTCCCTCAGGCAGCACATGTAATCTAAGGTTTCTTGACAAATCCAAAACAGTCAGATGAGGCATAAATTGGAAGAAGCCATCGCTGATCACTTGCAACTCATTTTGGCTAAGAAACAAGGTTCGAAGGTTAGGGCATTTGGGTGTTTCTTTGAGAActtcaatcttatttgtcatcACTGACATTCTTTTTACACTTTCCCATGCCTTAACATCTGGTTCTTCATATAACTGAGCCCCTGCTTTTACAAAAAAGTTATTCTCTGTTGCTTCAGAATTGCGTGTAATCCATAAAGCCATGTCACGGATCACATCATGCATCTTTACACATTCTTCTCCATGTATTTCACCACCATTTTCCAATAAACAAGCATTCAGAAGAAAGTTGATAATGTGGTCACTTTGCATTTGAGCTTCACTAATTCTATCAAATTCAATCAATAGCCCTTCACAAAACCAATATTCCACTAATCTCTTTTTGGGAATACAATAATCTTCAGGATGCAGACAACAATATAGGAAGCAACTTCTCATTGCGGCATTAGGCAAATTATcataactaaattttaaaagtgaAAACACATCCTCTTCCATTTGTGGCACGGCACATCGCTTCAACATCTCAATTGCATAATTCCAGTCCTCAGGTGTTGTCTTGCAAGCCATGGCACAACCGATTGTAATTAGTGCAAGAGGCAGCCCACCGCACCTTTCAGCTACTTGTTTAGCTAGGTTTGGAATATCTGGATGGCTGTTGAGAGCTTCATCTCCAACCTTGTCTTGGAACAATTCCCAAGCCTTCTCCGGTTCCAGGCAATCCACTTTGATTTTCGTTTTAGCTTCCATGTAGCCACATATATCCAAAGATCGAGTAGTAAAAATAAGTTTGGAACCCTTTGTTTGGCTTGGTTCTGGTATCCCAACTAGGTTCAAATCCACCTTCTTCCATAAATCATCCAACAATACAACAAATCTCTTGTTACTCAATATCCTATAGATATCTATGGCTTTCTGGTCAACACTTTCATTCTTCCAGGATTGTGGAAAACCAATATTTTCACCAATCCTATCTTGAATCTTTCCAACATCGTAATCTTTAGACACCACCGCCCAGATAACAACTTCAAAATCATTTGGTGTGGTGCTGAACTTGTTGTTGAGTTTGGTCAAGAGTGTTGTCTTGCCAACGCCCCCCAAGCCATAGAGACCAATGATCCCCACATTTGTTTCTACAATGCAACTCCATACCTTTTGGATTGTGGATTCTAGAGCAACCGCCTGCCCTTCAGGTCTTACTACCACTGGAGCTGGGGGCGGATCCTCTGCTACTTTCTCAAAAGCTCCTTTCCTCATAAGATCACTTATTTCTTGAAGCATTTTGTTCACTTTTTTACCATACTTGTAGCTAGACAGGCAATTCTTGGAAGCACAGCCGCCGAGACACAAGTTATTCATTTGTTGACGGCCATCTTCAATCAACTTTTCTGCCTCCGTTATCGTAGGTCCCGCTGTTGAAAGCCATTGCTGAACTTCCTCCAATGGCTTCAATAATTTTCGTTCTGCAAGATCAACCCTCCGTTTCACGTCGACTCTTCGCGCCTTCAGTTCTTCAAGAGCAGCAGATAAAGTTGGAAGATCTTGTTTAAGCTTCCAGACATAATTAGCATGGACACCAATGAAATCCAAGCCACGAAGAAGGAAATTGTCTAAACCACATTGTACGGAGCAGCAATTGCCCATGATTCTGGTAAATGAAAGCTGGAACAAAGGAAACAAATGAGATGTGGATGCAAAGTGAATTGTgttcaaaataaattaaattggaaaagtgaaagaaaaatGAAGTTAAAGAAGATGGGGTTTAAACAGATTGAGGTGGAAGGCGATTGTGGCACAGTTATGAAGAGGATGCACATGAAATAAAGTTAAAGAAGATGGATTTTCAACCATTAGAGCTTT harbors:
- the LOC108484362 gene encoding disease resistance protein SUMM2-like codes for the protein MGNCCSVQCGLDNFLLRGLDFIGVHANYVWKLKQDLPTLSAALEELKARRVDVKRRVDLAERKLLKPLEEVQQWLSTAGPTITEAEKLIEDGRQQMNNLCLGGCASKNCLSSYKYGKKVNKMLQEISDLMRKGAFEKVAEDPPPAPVVVRPEGQAVALESTIQKVWSCIVETNVGIIGLYGLGGVGKTTLLTKLNNKFSTTPNDFEVVIWAVVSKDYDVGKIQDRIGENIGFPQSWKNESVDQKAIDIYRILSNKRFVVLLDDLWKKVDLNLVGIPEPSQTKGSKLIFTTRSLDICGYMEAKTKIKVDCLEPEKAWELFQDKVGDEALNSHPDIPNLAKQVAERCGGLPLALITIGCAMACKTTPEDWNYAIEMLKRCAVPQMEEDVFSLLKFSYDNLPNAAMRSCFLYCCLHPEDYCIPKKRLVEYWFCEGLLIEFDRISEAQMQSDHIINFLLNACLLENGGEIHGEECVKMHDVIRDMALWITRNSEATENNFFVKAGAQLYEEPDVKAWESVKRMSVMTNKIEVLKETPKCPNLRTLFLSQNELQVISDGFFQFMPHLTVLDLSRNLRLHVLPEGISLLVCLECLDLSFTGISELPIGLKSLTKLKMLDLSYMHNLRKIPQHLISSFHKLQIFRMWWSGYGDYPNEDNVLYGGNEKLIVELKGLQRLSIIRIQKRHALSRKIPEP